One genomic window of Bartonella sp. JB63 includes the following:
- a CDS encoding exodeoxyribonuclease VII small subunit, with protein sequence MKQEENKGDIATLSFEEALKQLEAIVENLERGDVPLEQSIDIYSRGEALKNHCDRLLKVAEAKVEKIQFSDDGKPSGVEPLDPE encoded by the coding sequence ATGAAACAAGAAGAAAACAAAGGAGATATTGCTACGTTGAGTTTTGAGGAAGCACTTAAGCAGCTTGAAGCAATTGTCGAAAATCTAGAACGTGGAGATGTTCCTTTAGAACAATCGATTGATATTTATTCACGTGGTGAAGCTCTTAAAAATCATTGCGATAGATTACTAAAAGTAGCTGAAGCTAAGGTTGAAAAAATTCAATTTTCAGATGATGGCAAGCCATCAGGTGTAGAACCATTGGATCCTGAATGA
- the pdxH gene encoding pyridoxamine 5'-phosphate oxidase, producing MNNTTQTNDNFVPIQEPFVLFTRWLEEATISEINDPNAMALATVDLTGLPNVRIVLLKDFSPKGFIFYTNYESCKGQEILASMKASLGFHWKSLRRQVRIRGNVEKISPKEADAYFQSRPRGSQIGAWASKQSQILENRFVLEKAVTEYTARYAVGNIPRPPYWSGFCINPFSIEFWCDRPFRLHDRLLFTRDSIQQNNWKKQKLYP from the coding sequence ATGAACAACACAACACAAACAAATGATAATTTTGTTCCAATACAAGAACCCTTCGTACTTTTTACACGCTGGCTTGAAGAAGCAACAATAAGCGAAATCAACGACCCCAATGCTATGGCGTTAGCAACAGTAGATTTAACAGGCTTACCTAATGTTCGTATAGTTCTTCTGAAAGATTTTAGTCCCAAAGGATTTATTTTCTATACAAACTACGAAAGTTGCAAAGGACAAGAAATTTTAGCATCAATGAAAGCATCATTAGGCTTTCACTGGAAATCACTTCGTCGTCAGGTTAGAATCAGAGGAAACGTTGAAAAAATCAGTCCTAAAGAAGCAGATGCATATTTTCAATCACGTCCACGTGGAAGTCAAATTGGAGCATGGGCATCTAAACAATCTCAAATATTAGAAAACCGTTTTGTTCTTGAAAAAGCAGTCACTGAATATACTGCGCGCTATGCTGTAGGAAACATTCCACGCCCACCTTACTGGTCTGGATTTTGTATCAACCCTTTTTCTATTGAATTCTGGTGCGATCGCCCATTTCGTTTACATGATCGCCTACTCTTTACACGAGATTCTATTCAGCAAAACAATTGGAAAAAGCAAAAACTCTATCCCTGA
- the dxs gene encoding 1-deoxy-D-xylulose-5-phosphate synthase, translated as MSRPLTPLLDLIHLPQDLRALPESNLIQLAHELRVETIDAVSVTGGHLGAGLGVVELTIALHYVFNTPDDRIIWDVGHQTYPHKILTGRRDKIRTLRQEGGLSGFTKRSESVYDPFGAGHSSTSISAGLGMAMVSALKAEERRNIISVIGDGAISAGMAYEAMNNAGALDARLIVILNDNDMSIAPPTGAMSAHLARLVSRPSYRSLRERVKILSKKLPKFFLEKARYSEEFARSFFVGGTLFDELGFYYVGPIDGHNFGHLLPVLKNVRECPDGPVLVHVVTHKGKGYAPAEASSDKYHGVNRFDVITGKQVKAQSNSLSYTKVFSKALIEEATHDNKIVAITAAMPNGTGLDLFAEKFPKRMFDVGIAEQHAVTFAAGIASEGYKPFVAIYSTFLQRAYDQIIHDVSLQKLPVRFAIDRAGFVGADGATHAGSFDIVFLATLPDFVVMAPSDEIELMHMVRTAAAYDQGPISFRYPRGEGIGMDLPQRGELLEIGKGRVLCEGSKVALVCFGTRLSEVLVAADELVVEGLSTTVADVRFAKPLDKDLMRRLAREHEVLVTIEEGAVGGFGAHLLQFLAQEGLLEHGLKVRTLKFPDEYLNHGSPNKVLSQIGLDATGIINVVFSALRRKLRPISGTQV; from the coding sequence TTGTCTCGCCCATTAACGCCATTGCTTGATCTAATTCATTTGCCTCAGGATTTGCGGGCGTTACCTGAGTCTAATTTGATACAGTTAGCTCATGAATTGCGCGTCGAAACAATTGATGCGGTTTCTGTAACGGGTGGTCATCTTGGGGCGGGGCTCGGTGTTGTTGAACTCACTATTGCACTACATTATGTTTTTAATACACCCGATGATAGGATTATTTGGGATGTTGGTCATCAAACCTATCCCCATAAAATTTTGACTGGTCGCAGAGATAAAATTCGCACATTGCGTCAAGAGGGTGGTCTATCAGGTTTTACAAAGCGTTCAGAAAGTGTGTATGATCCATTTGGTGCTGGTCATTCTTCCACTTCAATTTCAGCTGGTCTTGGTATGGCGATGGTTAGTGCATTGAAAGCTGAAGAAAGACGCAACATTATTTCTGTTATTGGTGATGGTGCTATATCTGCAGGCATGGCTTATGAAGCAATGAATAATGCTGGTGCTTTAGATGCACGCTTGATTGTTATCCTTAATGATAATGATATGTCTATTGCACCTCCTACTGGTGCTATGAGTGCTCATCTTGCACGATTAGTTTCTCGTCCATCTTACCGCAGTTTGCGTGAACGGGTAAAGATTTTAAGCAAAAAATTACCAAAATTCTTTTTGGAGAAAGCACGTTATTCAGAAGAATTTGCACGTAGTTTTTTTGTTGGAGGGACCTTGTTTGATGAACTTGGATTTTACTATGTTGGACCGATAGATGGTCATAATTTTGGGCATTTGTTACCTGTTTTAAAAAATGTTCGTGAATGTCCTGATGGTCCTGTTTTAGTACATGTAGTAACGCATAAAGGCAAAGGATACGCACCTGCAGAAGCGTCATCTGATAAATATCATGGTGTTAATCGTTTTGATGTCATTACAGGTAAACAAGTTAAAGCACAAAGTAACTCTCTTTCTTATACTAAAGTGTTCTCTAAAGCTTTGATAGAGGAGGCTACACATGATAATAAAATTGTTGCCATCACGGCAGCAATGCCAAATGGAACAGGACTTGACTTGTTTGCCGAAAAATTTCCAAAAAGGATGTTTGATGTTGGTATTGCTGAGCAGCATGCTGTGACTTTTGCTGCAGGTATTGCCAGTGAGGGATATAAACCTTTTGTTGCGATCTATTCTACTTTTTTACAGCGTGCTTATGATCAGATTATCCATGATGTATCTCTCCAAAAATTACCGGTACGTTTTGCCATTGATAGAGCAGGCTTTGTTGGAGCAGATGGTGCAACGCACGCAGGGAGTTTTGATATTGTTTTTTTGGCAACTCTTCCTGATTTTGTTGTTATGGCACCTTCTGATGAGATTGAACTTATGCATATGGTGCGTACAGCGGCAGCTTATGATCAGGGACCTATTTCTTTTCGTTATCCACGGGGTGAGGGTATTGGTATGGATTTGCCACAGCGGGGTGAATTGCTTGAAATTGGGAAAGGGCGAGTTTTATGCGAAGGAAGTAAGGTTGCTCTGGTTTGTTTTGGAACACGATTATCTGAAGTATTAGTCGCAGCTGATGAATTAGTGGTAGAAGGATTGTCTACTACTGTTGCAGATGTCCGGTTTGCCAAGCCTTTGGATAAGGATTTGATGCGTCGGTTAGCACGGGAGCATGAAGTTTTAGTGACAATTGAAGAAGGAGCAGTAGGTGGATTTGGAGCGCACTTACTACAGTTTTTGGCACAAGAGGGGCTCTTAGAGCATGGTTTAAAAGTTCGTACCCTAAAGTTTCCTGATGAATATTTAAATCATGGTTCGCCAAATAAGGTTCTCTCACAGATTGGACTCGATGCGACAGGTATTATTAATGTTGTTTTTAGTGCTTTAAGGCGTAAACTTCGGCCTATATCGGGAACTCAAGTGTAA
- the fabI gene encoding enoyl-ACP reductase FabI — MADSNNLLCGKRGLILGLANNRSIAWGIAKAASSAGAELAFTYQGEALKKRVEPLAKEVRGLVYGHCDVSDSASIDSVFSEIERRWGKLDFLVHAIGFSDKDELSGRYIDVSESNFMMTMNISVYSLTALTQRAEKLMPDGGSILTLSYYGAEKVVPNYNVMGVAKAALEASVRYLATDLGPKNIRVNALSAGPIKTLAASGIGEFRYILKWNEYNAPLRRTVTIEEVGDSALYFLSDLSRSVTGEVHHVDSGYHIIGMKAVDAPDISVVKE; from the coding sequence ATGGCTGATAGTAATAATTTATTATGCGGTAAGCGTGGTCTAATTTTAGGGTTGGCCAATAATCGATCTATTGCTTGGGGGATAGCTAAGGCGGCTAGTTCTGCAGGTGCAGAGCTTGCTTTTACCTATCAGGGTGAGGCACTGAAGAAGCGTGTTGAGCCTTTGGCCAAAGAAGTGAGAGGGCTTGTTTATGGTCATTGCGATGTATCTGATAGTGCATCTATTGATTCAGTCTTTAGTGAAATAGAGAGAAGATGGGGTAAGCTTGATTTTTTAGTTCATGCTATTGGTTTTTCTGACAAAGATGAATTAAGTGGTCGTTATATTGATGTCAGCGAATCAAATTTTATGATGACAATGAATATTTCTGTTTATTCTTTGACAGCTCTTACACAGCGTGCAGAAAAATTGATGCCAGATGGTGGTTCGATTTTAACGCTGAGTTATTATGGTGCTGAGAAGGTTGTTCCTAACTATAATGTGATGGGGGTTGCTAAGGCTGCTCTTGAGGCTAGTGTGAGGTATTTAGCTACAGATTTAGGACCGAAGAATATTCGTGTTAATGCCTTGTCAGCAGGGCCTATAAAAACATTGGCTGCTTCTGGTATTGGTGAATTTCGTTATATTCTTAAATGGAATGAGTATAATGCTCCTTTACGTCGTACGGTGACAATAGAAGAAGTTGGTGATTCCGCACTATACTTTCTTTCGGATTTATCTCGTTCTGTTACGGGAGAGGTGCACCATGTGGATTCAGGATATCATATTATAGGCATGAAGGCTGTTGATGCACCAGATATTTCTGTTGTTAAAGAGTAA
- the ubiA gene encoding 4-hydroxybenzoate octaprenyltransferase, protein MKKSKDILHIQSCKRPGRVMDATPKQWVYDLLPCSLWLYAQLARWDRPIGWKLLMWPCFWSTTMAIFSCEMSQLSLSSIFINWIWYLFLFFLGSIAMRGAGCTWNDLVDQEIDSQIERTRSRPLPTGQVSRFQAKVFILIQCVIGLGVLLQFNIFAFFLGLSSLVAVAIYPFMKRITNWPQFFLGIAFNWGALMGWAAVHESLSWAPITLYVGSVLWTIGYDTIYAHQDKEDDVIVGVRSTALLFGKRTKYALILLYSGFVILTSLAFYLAQVPILSFLGIFIAAIHMFIQIKVIDIDNSSQCLQLFKSNSFVGFLIFAGLICGGISMTLYSLIS, encoded by the coding sequence ATGAAAAAAAGTAAAGATATTTTGCATATTCAATCCTGTAAGAGGCCGGGACGAGTTATGGATGCAACTCCAAAACAGTGGGTTTATGATTTACTTCCTTGTTCTTTATGGTTATATGCCCAATTAGCACGGTGGGATAGGCCTATTGGATGGAAATTATTGATGTGGCCTTGTTTTTGGTCAACAACGATGGCTATTTTTTCTTGTGAAATGTCACAATTATCTCTTTCATCGATTTTCATTAATTGGATTTGGTATCTTTTTTTATTTTTTCTAGGCTCTATAGCTATGCGGGGTGCTGGCTGTACATGGAATGACCTTGTTGATCAAGAAATTGATTCTCAAATAGAACGAACACGTTCTCGTCCATTACCTACGGGTCAAGTAAGTCGGTTTCAAGCAAAAGTTTTTATATTAATACAATGTGTTATAGGTTTAGGTGTTTTATTGCAATTTAATATATTTGCCTTTTTTTTAGGTCTTTCATCATTAGTAGCGGTTGCAATTTATCCTTTTATGAAACGTATCACAAATTGGCCGCAATTCTTTTTAGGGATTGCATTTAATTGGGGAGCATTAATGGGATGGGCTGCTGTGCATGAGAGTTTAAGTTGGGCGCCAATAACGCTTTATGTAGGTTCAGTTCTATGGACGATAGGATATGATACAATTTATGCTCATCAAGATAAAGAGGATGATGTGATTGTTGGTGTTCGTTCTACAGCACTTCTCTTTGGCAAAAGAACTAAATATGCATTGATACTTTTATATAGTGGTTTTGTGATATTAACCAGCTTGGCATTTTATTTAGCACAAGTCCCTATTCTTAGTTTTTTAGGGATTTTTATTGCAGCTATCCATATGTTTATACAAATTAAAGTTATTGATATCGACAACAGTTCACAATGTTTACAGCTTTTCAAGTCTAATTCGTTTGTTGGTTTTTTGATCTTTGCCGGTTTGATATGTGGAGGAATTTCGATGACATTATACTCTTTGATTTCCTAA
- a CDS encoding TlyA family RNA methyltransferase: MTVTKRLDILLVEKNFFATRSRARDAVARKTVKVDGKIIFKAGKMIADDAIITVSDSAQNYVSRAALKLIYALDMFPVITNKITAIDVGASTGGFTQVLLERGAAHVIALDVGYNQFDARLSDNSAVTLLEGLNVRDLKQEHLGSHEIDLIVSDVSFISLKLALPSVLSLTKKSAQAVLLVKPQFEVGRAGVGKGGILKDPLIAKKTAEELFDWLNTQIGWTAKGLLLSPITGGDGNLEYLLFGEKSEK, encoded by the coding sequence ATGACAGTCACGAAAAGACTCGATATCCTCTTAGTTGAAAAAAATTTTTTTGCAACTCGTTCACGGGCACGTGATGCAGTTGCGCGGAAAACAGTTAAAGTTGATGGAAAAATCATTTTTAAAGCTGGAAAAATGATTGCTGATGATGCAATAATTACTGTTTCTGACTCTGCGCAAAATTATGTATCTCGTGCAGCATTGAAACTTATTTATGCACTTGATATGTTTCCAGTGATAACAAATAAAATTACTGCAATTGATGTTGGTGCATCGACAGGTGGGTTTACACAAGTTCTTTTAGAACGAGGAGCTGCTCATGTTATTGCTCTTGATGTTGGTTACAATCAATTTGATGCTCGTTTATCTGACAATAGTGCTGTAACCTTATTAGAGGGTTTGAATGTTAGGGATTTGAAACAGGAACATTTAGGTAGTCATGAGATTGATCTTATTGTATCAGATGTCAGTTTTATTTCTCTTAAACTTGCATTACCATCTGTTTTATCTTTAACTAAAAAGAGCGCTCAAGCGGTTTTATTGGTAAAACCTCAATTTGAAGTTGGTCGAGCGGGTGTTGGTAAAGGGGGAATATTGAAAGATCCGTTAATAGCAAAAAAAACTGCTGAAGAACTTTTTGATTGGCTGAATACTCAAATAGGATGGACAGCAAAAGGTTTGCTTCTTTCACCTATTACAGGTGGTGACGGTAATTTAGAATATTTGTTATTCGGAGAAAAAAGTGAAAAATGA
- a CDS encoding DnaJ C-terminal domain-containing protein — MRDPYTVLGVERTARPQEIKSAFRKLAKKYHPDHNMGDAKAKEKFAEVNQAYEIIGDKDKKIQFDRGEIDAEGKPIHQAYGAGGHFRDAHNPFSRGARGFDFSSSSGVDFDASDIFRDLFGRGRNFSNSAQYNQPQQGAHICASLSVTLEQVVGAEKVETIFPNGKKLKIKLPIYIEDGQTIRLKGQGEKVPYGQSGDALVTVHIQKHPRLRVEGRALHLDLPVPLKHAVLGAKEEIQTLEGRIVVTIPAWSSSDRVLRLKGKGLHLKNGERDDLYVHVRIMLPEKDPALEKFFQM, encoded by the coding sequence ATGCGTGATCCATATACGGTTCTAGGTGTGGAGCGCACTGCAAGACCGCAAGAGATTAAATCTGCATTCAGAAAATTAGCGAAGAAATATCATCCAGATCATAATATGGGTGATGCGAAGGCTAAAGAAAAATTTGCTGAAGTGAATCAAGCCTATGAAATTATAGGAGATAAAGATAAAAAGATACAATTTGATCGCGGTGAAATTGATGCAGAAGGGAAGCCGATTCATCAAGCTTATGGTGCTGGAGGACATTTTAGAGATGCACATAATCCTTTTTCGAGAGGCGCGAGAGGGTTTGATTTTAGTTCTTCAAGTGGTGTAGATTTTGATGCAAGCGATATTTTTCGTGATTTATTTGGAAGAGGGAGAAATTTTTCGAATTCTGCACAATATAATCAACCTCAACAGGGAGCACATATTTGTGCCAGTCTTTCAGTAACCTTAGAGCAGGTGGTGGGTGCAGAAAAGGTGGAAACAATTTTTCCTAATGGAAAAAAATTAAAAATTAAACTACCAATTTATATTGAGGACGGGCAAACTATTCGTTTAAAAGGGCAGGGAGAAAAAGTACCATATGGGCAATCAGGAGATGCGTTAGTAACTGTTCACATTCAGAAACATCCTCGTTTACGAGTTGAAGGAAGGGCACTTCATCTTGATTTGCCAGTTCCTCTTAAACATGCTGTTTTGGGAGCAAAAGAAGAAATTCAGACATTGGAAGGGCGTATCGTTGTAACAATTCCCGCATGGTCAAGCTCTGATCGTGTTTTACGGTTAAAAGGAAAAGGACTTCATTTAAAAAACGGAGAGAGAGATGATCTTTATGTGCATGTTCGTATCATGTTACCAGAAAAAGATCCTGCATTAGAAAAGTTTTTTCAAATGTAG
- the purD gene encoding phosphoribosylamine--glycine ligase — MNVLLIGSGGREHALAWKIATSPLLTKLYCTPGNPATMEFGENIDLDIDNHCNVINFCKKYAIDLVVVGPEAPLVAGITDALNAAHICVFGPNQKATQLESSKGFTKDLCYRNNIPTAPYKRFDNALKAKSYVQQQGIPIVIKADGLAAGKGVMVAMTMEEAFDAIDACFEGIFGDAGKEVVVEAFLEGEEASFFCLCDGKIAIPFGSAQDHKRIGDGDTGVNTGGMGAYSPAPIMTEEMVNRTLNEIVTPALRGMAKMNIFFKGILFVGLMITQKGPQLIEFNVRFGDPECQVLMMRLKDDILPLFLSAAQGNLEKKKLEWSEETALTVVMAANGYPISPQKGSVIRNIDKVNSLPNIKVFQAGTALRNEELIANSGRVLNITATGETVKLAQKRAYEAVDYIDWPQGFVRRDIGWRAIMREN; from the coding sequence ATGAACGTTCTTCTTATAGGCTCAGGCGGACGAGAACATGCTTTAGCGTGGAAAATAGCAACATCACCACTGCTAACGAAATTATATTGTACTCCTGGGAATCCTGCAACAATGGAATTTGGTGAAAATATTGATTTGGATATTGATAACCATTGTAATGTCATTAATTTTTGTAAAAAATACGCTATTGATCTTGTAGTTGTTGGTCCAGAAGCTCCATTAGTGGCGGGAATAACAGATGCTCTTAATGCTGCTCATATCTGTGTATTCGGACCGAATCAAAAAGCTACTCAGCTAGAAAGTTCAAAAGGTTTTACAAAAGACTTGTGTTATAGAAATAATATTCCTACAGCTCCCTATAAACGATTTGATAATGCTCTGAAAGCTAAATCTTATGTTCAGCAACAAGGTATTCCTATTGTTATTAAAGCTGATGGCTTAGCCGCGGGGAAAGGTGTTATGGTTGCTATGACAATGGAAGAAGCATTTGATGCAATTGATGCCTGTTTTGAAGGTATATTTGGCGATGCAGGCAAAGAAGTTGTTGTCGAAGCGTTTCTAGAAGGAGAAGAAGCAAGTTTTTTTTGCCTTTGTGATGGTAAAATAGCTATCCCCTTTGGATCTGCACAAGATCATAAACGTATTGGTGATGGTGACACGGGTGTCAACACAGGTGGCATGGGTGCCTATTCACCGGCTCCTATAATGACAGAAGAAATGGTTAACCGTACCCTTAACGAAATTGTTACACCAGCTCTACGAGGTATGGCTAAAATGAATATATTCTTTAAAGGTATTCTCTTCGTTGGATTGATGATAACACAAAAAGGTCCCCAATTAATTGAATTTAATGTGCGATTTGGTGATCCTGAATGTCAAGTTTTAATGATGCGTTTAAAAGACGATATTCTCCCGCTTTTTCTTTCAGCTGCTCAAGGAAATCTTGAAAAGAAGAAGCTTGAATGGTCTGAAGAAACTGCTTTAACAGTTGTTATGGCTGCTAATGGCTATCCTATTTCTCCTCAAAAAGGTAGTGTGATTCGCAATATTGATAAAGTAAATTCTCTCCCTAATATAAAAGTTTTTCAAGCTGGTACAGCCTTACGCAATGAAGAATTAATTGCTAATAGCGGACGTGTTTTAAATATAACAGCGACAGGAGAAACCGTAAAACTCGCTCAAAAACGTGCTTATGAAGCAGTCGACTATATTGATTGGCCACAAGGTTTTGTGCGCCGTGATATTGGATGGCGTGCTATCATGCGGGAAAATTAG
- the ribB gene encoding 3,4-dihydroxy-2-butanone-4-phosphate synthase, protein MVYNQKKVVSAIQAFERGEIVVVMDDNDRENEGDLIVAAIHCTEEKMAFIMRYTSGIVCAPLTKEEAQRLNLTPMVSDNDSMHCTNFTVTVDFKYGITTGISAHDRTLAVRNLANPNANANDFVRPGHIFPLIAHEGGVLMRSGHTEAAVDLCKLAGLPPVGVIGELVNDDGSVKHGDEVIKFAQDYQLHTITVADLITYRRRKETLIKHVGEIQIETSVGSAMVQSYQLPWETVQHVAIVFGDIRDGEDIPVRLHRENILNDVFGQASNIEAIMRRMVEEEKRGVFVYLRGGPVGIGCQSAVNDQEVTTRDLENHMQAIEREKEWRQIGLGAQILRHLGISSVIVYASKERHYVGLEGFGIRISRTDIDIL, encoded by the coding sequence ATGGTTTATAATCAAAAAAAGGTTGTTTCTGCTATTCAGGCTTTTGAACGCGGTGAAATTGTTGTGGTTATGGATGACAATGATCGTGAAAATGAAGGTGATTTAATTGTTGCTGCTATCCATTGTACAGAAGAAAAAATGGCATTTATCATGCGCTATACATCGGGTATTGTTTGTGCACCCTTAACAAAGGAGGAAGCGCAACGATTAAATTTAACTCCTATGGTATCAGATAATGATTCAATGCACTGTACCAATTTTACTGTTACTGTTGATTTTAAATATGGAATAACAACAGGGATTTCAGCGCATGACCGTACATTAGCAGTGCGTAATCTTGCTAATCCAAATGCTAATGCTAATGATTTTGTGCGTCCGGGACATATTTTTCCTTTAATTGCACATGAAGGTGGTGTTTTGATGCGGTCAGGACATACTGAGGCTGCAGTTGATTTATGTAAATTAGCTGGTTTGCCACCGGTTGGTGTTATTGGTGAATTAGTCAATGATGATGGGAGTGTCAAACATGGAGACGAAGTTATAAAATTTGCACAGGATTATCAGTTGCATACCATAACAGTTGCTGATCTTATTACTTATCGTCGGCGTAAAGAGACGCTAATAAAACATGTCGGGGAAATACAAATTGAAACATCTGTAGGGTCGGCTATGGTTCAGAGTTATCAACTTCCTTGGGAAACGGTTCAGCATGTTGCGATTGTTTTTGGTGATATTCGTGATGGTGAGGATATTCCGGTACGTTTGCACCGTGAAAACATTTTGAATGATGTTTTTGGTCAAGCATCAAATATTGAAGCTATTATGCGTCGTATGGTAGAAGAAGAAAAACGCGGTGTATTTGTTTATCTGCGAGGGGGTCCTGTTGGTATTGGTTGTCAATCAGCTGTTAATGATCAGGAAGTAACAACCAGAGATTTAGAAAATCATATGCAGGCAATTGAGCGTGAAAAAGAGTGGCGCCAAATTGGTTTAGGAGCACAAATTTTGAGACATTTAGGGATTAGTTCTGTTATTGTCTATGCTTCTAAAGAACGTCATTATGTTGGTTTAGAAGGTTTTGGAATTCGCATATCTAGAACAGATATAGACATATTATGA